The Iamia sp. SCSIO 61187 genomic sequence GCTGGACCGCGGTCCGCTCGCGGTCGGTGAAGGCGTCGAGGTCGCCGCCGCGGGCGTCGACGTCCTCGGCCACCACGTCCGAGGCCCGGGTCGTGCTGCCCTTGCAGAGCAGGTGCTCGAGGAAGTGGGACACCCCGGCCTGGGCGGCCGTTTCGTCCCGTCCGCCCACGCCCACGAGGGCGAGGACGTTGACCGACGCCGCACCGGGGACGCGGTCGGTCACGACCCTGCGCCCGGAGGGCAGGGTCGTGACCGCCAGGTCCGTTCTGTCAATCCCCATGGGCCTCAGGAGCGCATGAGGGTTGACAGAACCGGTGGGGGTGCTGGCTCAGCGGCGCCGGCGCCGGGAGCGGCCGCCCTCGGCGCCGCGCTCACCACCGCTGCCGCCGCCCCGGGGGCGGTCGTCGCCGGCCGGGCCCAGGTCGCCGAACTCGGCGGCCACCTCGGCGTCGAAGGCGTCCTCGAAGGACACGACCTCGGCCTCGGGGGCGGCGGTGGCCACGGACCCGCTGTCGGAGTCGCGGGCACCGCTGCGGCTGCTGTCACGGTCACGGTCACGGCCACCACGGCCGCCGCGATCGCCCCGGTCACCACGGTCGCCGCGGTCCCGGTCGCCACCCTCGCCGCGGGGCTTGCGCTCCTCGACGGGCTGGTCGGCCGGGGTCAGGCTGACCTTGCCGTTGGGGTCGACGTCGTCGACGCGGACCTCGATCTCGTCGCCCAGGCTGACCACGTCCTCGACCCGGTCGATGCGCTTGCCGCCACCGAGCTTGGAGATGTGGACCAGGCCGTCACGGCCCGGGAGGATGTTCACGAACGCACCGAACTTGGTGATGTTCACGACCCGACCGGTGTAGACGGCGCCGACCTCGGCGGTGGGCGGGTCGAGGATCAGCTTGATCTGGCGCTCGGCCTCGGCGACCGCACCGCGGTCGGTGGAGCCGATGGCCACGGTGCCGACGGTGCCGTCGTCGTCGACGGAGATGTCGGCGCCGGTCTCGGCCTGGATGGCGTTGATGACCTTGCCCTTGGGCCCGATGACCTCGCCGATCTTGTCGATCGGGATCTCGAAGCTGATCATCTTCGGGGCGGTCTCGCCCACGTCCGAGCGGGGCTCGGCGATGGTGGCGTTCATGACCTCGAGGATCTGCATCCGGGCCTCGCGGGCCTGGTCGAGGGCGGCGGCCAGGACGTCGGCGGGGAGGCCGTCGATCTTGGTGTCGAGCTGGAGGGCGGTGATGAACTCCTCCGTGCCGGCGATCTTGAAGTCCATGTCGCCGAAGGCGTCCTCGGCCCCGAGGATGTCGGTCAGGGTGACGTAGGTGTCGCCCTCCTTGACCAGGCCCATGGCGATGCCGGACACCGGCGCCTTGATCGGCACGCCGCCGTCCATCAGCGACAGCGACGAGGCGCAGACCGAGCCCATCGAGGTCGAGCCGTTGGACGACAGGACCTCGGACACCAGGCGGAGGGCGTAGGGCCACTCCTCGAGCGACGGGACGACCGGCAGCAGGGCCCGCTCGGCGAGCATGCCGTGGCCGACCTCGCGGCGCTTGGTGCCGCCCATGCGCCCGGTCTCGCCGTTGGAGTAGGGCGGCATGTTGTAGTGGTGCATGTAGCGCTTCTTGTTCTGCAGCGACAGCGTGTCGAGCAGCTGGTCCATGCGGGGCATGCCCAGGGTGAGCACGTTCAGGACCTGGGTCTCGCCGCGCTGGAAGAGGCCGGTGCCGTGGGCCGTGGGGATGACCCCG encodes the following:
- a CDS encoding polyribonucleotide nucleotidyltransferase; the protein is MADAITVSAPVSGTDKTLTFETGVLAPQSQGAVVAGIGDTRALVTANGDDKTREGIDFFPLTVDVEEKMYAIGKIPGSFFRREGRPTDEAVLTCRLIDRPLRPSFADGYRNETQVVATIIGADQVNPHDVVAINGASAALMLSGLPFDGPLGAVRLAYSTEGAWVPHPTFEELEDATFQLVVAGRSVGEDDVAIMMVEGNGTEKAWSLYEAGAPKVTEAVIAEGLDACKTYIGESIKLQRELVEKAGVRPALKWEAQPDYTDEILTAVQAYEADIATANSGADKVERNAATTALRDRILEDLTAEGKDFAGQAKQVLNALRTTTKKVIRKRLVTDGVRIDGRGPRDLRAVTAQVGVIPTAHGTGLFQRGETQVLNVLTLGMPRMDQLLDTLSLQNKKRYMHHYNMPPYSNGETGRMGGTKRREVGHGMLAERALLPVVPSLEEWPYALRLVSEVLSSNGSTSMGSVCASSLSLMDGGVPIKAPVSGIAMGLVKEGDTYVTLTDILGAEDAFGDMDFKIAGTEEFITALQLDTKIDGLPADVLAAALDQAREARMQILEVMNATIAEPRSDVGETAPKMISFEIPIDKIGEVIGPKGKVINAIQAETGADISVDDDGTVGTVAIGSTDRGAVAEAERQIKLILDPPTAEVGAVYTGRVVNITKFGAFVNILPGRDGLVHISKLGGGKRIDRVEDVVSLGDEIEVRVDDVDPNGKVSLTPADQPVEERKPRGEGGDRDRGDRGDRGDRGGRGGRDRDRDSSRSGARDSDSGSVATAAPEAEVVSFEDAFDAEVAAEFGDLGPAGDDRPRGGGSGGERGAEGGRSRRRRR